TTTGAAACTGTAGAACAGAAAGCAAGCTATGGCATTGGTCTACAGATGGGCCAACAACTGGCAGGTTCTGGTTTAGAAGGTCTTAATGTTGACGCTATCGCGGCAGGTATCGCAACGGCTCTAGTAGGCGACATGCCTGCAATTGAAATCGACGAGATCAACGCAGCACTTCAAGATCTGCATCAACGTGCTGAATCTGCTCGTCAAGAAGCAGCAAAAGCAGCAGCAGCTGATGGTGAAACCTTCCTAAAAGACAACGCTCTACGCCCAGAAGTAACGGTTCTAGAGTCAGGTCTACAGTATGAAATCCTTACAGAAGGTACTGGTGAAATCCCAACTTCAGACAAGCAAGTTCGTGTTCACTACCACGGTGAGCTAACAGACGGCACTGTATTCGACAGCTCTGTGTCTCGTGGTCAACCGGCTGAGTTCCCAGTAACTGGCGTGATCAAAGGTTGGGTTGAAGCCCTGCAGCTAATGCCTGTTGGTTCTAAGTGGAAACTATACATCCCGCAAGACCTCGCATACGGAGAGCGTGGCGCTGGCGCAGCTATCCCTCCATTTGCTGCACTAGTATTCGAAGTAGAACTATTAGACATTCTGTAATTCAAAACGAATTCAGTATTCTTAATAAAGCGACGCATTGCGTCGCTTTTTTTGTCTACACTGGTAGTGTTTTGCTTTATCCCTCAAGGAATCACTATGAACAAAGCCTTAGTACTACTTCCAATTATCCTTTCAACAAGTTTCTCCAGTTACGCATTTCTCAATCTCGGAAAAGAAAACATCGACTCAAACGCGTTAACTGGCCTACTGAGCGAAAAAATGTCAGGCACTCAAAGTCAATCACCATTGACTGACGCATTGGCAAGCAACCTATCAATCAGCGCAGAGCAAGCCGCAACAGGCTCGGCAGCGCTGCTATCTTTGGCTCAGAATCAACTGCCCGCGAATCAAAGCGCTGAACTAACAGAATCTATACCAGGTCTATCGAGCTTGTCTTCGCTGGGCGGGATAACAGACCAAGTCCAATCAATAAGTGCAGTGAACGATATTTTTGCGAAAATAGGGCTAGAGTCATCAATGATCAGCCAGTTCACGCCAATCATACTCGAGTACTTATCGGGACAAGGAGCCAGCTCTGGGTTAATGGCGTCTCTAGAAGAGCTGTGGAAAGAATAATAAGAGTCAAATAATCAGCAGATACAAAAAAGCCGAGCTAATGCTCGGCTTTTCCGTTCGTACGAACCTGATTACTCAGCAGCTTCTTCAGCAGCTGGGCGATCTACAAGCTCAATGTAAGCCATTGGAGCTTTATCACCAGCACGGAAACCAGCTTTTAGGATACGAGTGTAACCGCCCTGACGAGCAGCAAAACGTGGACCTAGTTCGTTAAATAGTTTTGCAACTACTTCGTTGTCACGAGTACGTGCAAACGCTAGACGACGGTTAGCAACACTGTCAGTCTTAGCTAGTGTAATCAAAGGCTCAACTACGCGACGTAGCTCTTTTGCTTTTGGCAATGTAGTCTTGATAACTTCATGACGTACTAGAGAGCTAGCCATATTGCTGAACATCGCTTTGCGATGTGAGCTGTTGCGGTTGAGTTGACGACCACTCTTACGATGGCGCATGACCTAATCCTTCTAACTAGTATCGATTAATCTTCAGCGATAGACGCTGGTGGCCAGTTCTCTAAGCGCATACCCAGAGACAGACCACGTGATGCAAGTACGTCTTTAATCTCAGTAAGAGATTTTTTACCAAGGTTAGGCGTTTTAAGTAGCTCAACCTCAGTACGCTGTACAAGATCACCGATGTAGTGAATCGCTTCTGCTTTCAGACAGTTAGCAGAGCGAACTGTTAGTTCAAGATCGTCTACAGGACGCAGTAGGATCGGATCGAATTCTGGCTTCTCTTCCTTCTCCTCAGGTACACGTACATCGCGAAGATCTACGAACGCATCCAATTGCTCAGCTAGAATAGTAGCTGCGCGACGGATTGCTTCCTCAGGGTCTAGGGTACCGTTCGTTTCCATGTCGATAACAAGCTTGTCTAGGTCTGTACGCTGCTCTACACGAGCCGCTTCTACAGAATAAGCAATTTTGTCTACTGGGCTGTACGTAGCGTCAACCAGTAGGCGACCAATTGGACGCTCATCTTCTTCAGTATGGATACGAGCGGAAGCTGGAACATAACCACGACCACGTTCAACTTTGATACGCATTGCGATCTCAGCATTGTCATCAGTAAGGTGACAAATAACGTGTTCAGGGTTAGCGATCTCTACATCACCATCATGGGTGATGTCACCTGCAACCACAGGGCCCGAGCCTGATTTGTTCAAAGTAATGAACACTTCATCTTTGCCTTCGGCAACACGTACAGCCAAACCTTTAAGGTTTAGTAGGATTTCAAGGATATCTTCTTGAACGCCTTCTTTTGTACTGTACTCATGAAGTACGCCCTCAATTTCTACTTCTGT
This sequence is a window from Vibrio coralliilyticus. Protein-coding genes within it:
- a CDS encoding FKBP-type peptidyl-prolyl cis-trans isomerase encodes the protein MSEVKFETVEQKASYGIGLQMGQQLAGSGLEGLNVDAIAAGIATALVGDMPAIEIDEINAALQDLHQRAESARQEAAKAAAADGETFLKDNALRPEVTVLESGLQYEILTEGTGEIPTSDKQVRVHYHGELTDGTVFDSSVSRGQPAEFPVTGVIKGWVEALQLMPVGSKWKLYIPQDLAYGERGAGAAIPPFAALVFEVELLDIL
- a CDS encoding DNA-directed RNA polymerase subunit alpha, producing the protein MQGSVTEFLKPRLVDIEQVSTTHAKVTLEPLERGFGHTLGNALRRILLSSMPGCAVTEVEIEGVLHEYSTKEGVQEDILEILLNLKGLAVRVAEGKDEVFITLNKSGSGPVVAGDITHDGDVEIANPEHVICHLTDDNAEIAMRIKVERGRGYVPASARIHTEEDERPIGRLLVDATYSPVDKIAYSVEAARVEQRTDLDKLVIDMETNGTLDPEEAIRRAATILAEQLDAFVDLRDVRVPEEKEEKPEFDPILLRPVDDLELTVRSANCLKAEAIHYIGDLVQRTEVELLKTPNLGKKSLTEIKDVLASRGLSLGMRLENWPPASIAED
- a CDS encoding DUF2780 domain-containing protein → MNKALVLLPIILSTSFSSYAFLNLGKENIDSNALTGLLSEKMSGTQSQSPLTDALASNLSISAEQAATGSAALLSLAQNQLPANQSAELTESIPGLSSLSSLGGITDQVQSISAVNDIFAKIGLESSMISQFTPIILEYLSGQGASSGLMASLEELWKE
- the rplQ gene encoding 50S ribosomal protein L17, coding for MRHRKSGRQLNRNSSHRKAMFSNMASSLVRHEVIKTTLPKAKELRRVVEPLITLAKTDSVANRRLAFARTRDNEVVAKLFNELGPRFAARQGGYTRILKAGFRAGDKAPMAYIELVDRPAAEEAAE